From a region of the Paenibacillus sp. FSL R10-2734 genome:
- a CDS encoding TIM-barrel domain-containing protein, translating to MGNILKELTPLSEHLKLHSEPNANAEVIIQGECYRFSVLTPELIRMEYSAEGYFEDRASQTVVNRNFPVPAFRVIDLGNKLELITDRLHLSYDKKPFSRHGLSVQVRNEAGHLMSVWNYGDTVQDLRGTARTLDNADGAIPLEHGLLSRSGYTLVDDSTSLVLEEDGLVELRAQKGLDLYFLGYGHNYLKCLKDFYHLCGRTPLLPRYALGNWWSRYYRYSEEEYKALIERFESEQIPFSVAVIDMDWHLVDIDPQYGSGWTGYTWNRELFPDPQRFLTWLHEKGLRVTLNVHPADGVRAFEDPYLAIAAEMGMDPEKGDAVEFDITDPNFLRAYFKFLHHPLEDEGVDFWWIDWQQGGVTKVPGLDPLWMLNHYHYLDSGRRGNRQITFSRYAGLGSHRYPVGFSGDTIVTWESLDFQPYFTANAANAGYGWWSHDIGGHMNGYLDDELAMRWVQFGVFSPILRLHSSASPFNSKEPWRFNKIAEAVMKDCLRLRHRLLPYLYTMNRYASREGLPLVRPMYHHHAQWNEAYEVPNEYYFGTELIACPITQPVNQKVGVAEFKAWLPEGVWIDFFNGRVYDGGRKLSLYRNLESIPVLAKAGAIVPMADLTEYTSSVDNPKQMEVRVFAGGSGHFHLWEDEGNTAEDRDDQWCDTEMVLDVGDVVNFKIQPARGNTKVVPERRSWKLSFVGFTDSKVEVFASGIEIAAKIEYDAATHTLTVMISDQAVENSLEVMFTDARIAVNSVDDEVFNLLNRAQILFQLKEQIYRVVKESATPMAALAALASLELEHTLYGALCEILTARL from the coding sequence ATGGGAAATATATTGAAAGAACTAACGCCATTATCTGAGCATTTAAAGCTGCATTCTGAACCAAACGCTAATGCCGAAGTAATTATTCAGGGCGAATGCTATCGTTTCTCTGTATTAACTCCGGAGCTCATCCGGATGGAATACAGCGCGGAGGGTTATTTCGAAGATCGGGCGTCGCAGACCGTTGTGAATCGCAATTTTCCGGTTCCAGCGTTCCGCGTAATTGATCTGGGGAACAAGCTTGAGTTGATTACAGATCGCCTGCATTTATCTTATGATAAGAAGCCCTTCTCCCGGCATGGGCTCAGTGTTCAGGTGAGAAACGAAGCGGGTCATCTGATGAGTGTCTGGAATTACGGTGATACAGTACAAGACTTGAGAGGCACGGCACGTACATTGGATAATGCCGATGGTGCTATTCCGCTAGAGCATGGATTACTCTCACGTTCCGGATATACGTTAGTTGATGACAGCACCTCACTTGTATTGGAAGAGGATGGGCTAGTCGAACTAAGGGCGCAGAAAGGCCTCGATCTTTATTTTCTCGGATATGGTCATAATTACCTGAAATGCTTAAAGGATTTCTATCACCTTTGCGGCCGTACACCCTTATTGCCACGCTATGCGCTTGGTAACTGGTGGAGTCGGTATTATCGGTATTCAGAGGAAGAATATAAAGCGTTAATAGAACGGTTTGAGAGTGAGCAAATTCCGTTTTCTGTCGCTGTTATAGATATGGATTGGCATCTCGTCGATATTGATCCGCAGTACGGTAGTGGCTGGACGGGTTATACATGGAACCGTGAACTGTTTCCTGACCCACAAAGATTTTTGACATGGCTGCATGAAAAAGGGCTTCGTGTAACGCTCAACGTGCATCCAGCAGACGGTGTACGGGCGTTTGAAGATCCTTACCTTGCTATTGCAGCGGAGATGGGCATGGACCCGGAAAAAGGTGATGCAGTTGAATTTGACATCACTGACCCGAATTTTTTACGAGCATATTTTAAGTTTCTGCATCATCCGCTAGAGGATGAAGGCGTGGATTTCTGGTGGATTGATTGGCAGCAGGGTGGCGTGACTAAGGTTCCGGGATTAGATCCGCTCTGGATGCTGAACCACTATCACTACTTGGATAGCGGCCGAAGAGGTAATAGGCAGATTACTTTTTCTCGTTATGCAGGTCTTGGCAGCCATCGTTATCCAGTGGGATTCTCTGGAGACACCATTGTGACTTGGGAGTCACTGGATTTCCAACCTTATTTCACAGCCAATGCCGCAAACGCCGGTTATGGTTGGTGGAGCCATGATATCGGGGGGCATATGAACGGTTATTTAGACGATGAATTGGCGATGCGCTGGGTGCAATTTGGTGTGTTTTCACCTATTTTGCGGTTACATAGCTCTGCGAGTCCTTTTAACAGTAAGGAGCCATGGCGGTTCAATAAGATAGCGGAAGCTGTGATGAAGGATTGCTTGCGTTTACGTCATCGCCTGCTTCCTTACCTGTATACAATGAATCGTTATGCCAGTAGGGAAGGACTTCCGCTTGTACGGCCGATGTATCATCATCATGCGCAGTGGAATGAAGCTTACGAAGTGCCAAATGAATATTATTTCGGAACGGAGCTCATAGCGTGTCCAATTACGCAGCCAGTGAACCAAAAAGTGGGTGTTGCTGAATTTAAGGCTTGGCTACCTGAAGGGGTCTGGATAGATTTCTTTAACGGAAGAGTGTACGACGGTGGAAGAAAGCTTTCTCTCTATCGTAATCTGGAGAGTATTCCTGTATTGGCTAAAGCAGGCGCTATCGTTCCTATGGCGGATCTTACGGAATATACCTCTTCAGTGGACAATCCCAAACAGATGGAGGTTCGTGTCTTTGCTGGGGGCAGTGGTCACTTTCATCTCTGGGAGGATGAGGGCAATACTGCGGAAGACCGGGACGATCAATGGTGCGACACGGAAATGGTACTGGATGTGGGGGATGTCGTTAATTTCAAGATTCAGCCTGCTAGAGGGAATACAAAAGTCGTGCCTGAACGGCGGTCATGGAAGTTATCCTTTGTTGGCTTTACGGATTCGAAGGTAGAAGTATTTGCTAGTGGCATAGAAATCGCAGCAAAAATTGAGTATGACGCAGCTACACACACACTAACGGTTATGATCTCGGATCAAGCGGTAGAGAATTCACTGGAGGTAATGTTCACAGATGCTAGGATTGCTGTGAATTCGGTAGATGATGAGGTGTTCAACCTCCTGAACCGTGCGCAAATTCTTTTTCAATTGAAAGAACAAATTTACCGTGTAGTCAAAGAATCAGCAACGCCGATGGCAGCATTAGCCGCCCTTGCCTCGTTAGAGCTTGAACATACGCTGTACGGAGCTTTATGCGAAATACTGACGGCTAGGCTTTAA